The proteins below are encoded in one region of Oryzias melastigma strain HK-1 linkage group LG7, ASM292280v2, whole genome shotgun sequence:
- the LOC112159821 gene encoding neurexophilin-4 — protein sequence MNFTDVSHCFPESVQETSKPLGVGSEQWKQEETESDDVKAVALKGKHISKDLEIIPTKHKTSVYGSNGWPQNFSQAPDQYLYRNPPKAKSPAKTPPKAKKILGWGDFYFNVKTVKFSLLVTGKIVDHINGTFSVYFRHNSSSLGNISVSIVPPSKAVGWELLDGAPLNSHSKSSVPFPEMTTQFPNQSQSTRSTPTEEQKLQQDMMTVTELNCRVEYQRTNRSKKTKPCMYDPGQTCYSENTQSQAAWICAKPFKVICIFIAFKGTDYRLVQKVCPDHNF from the coding sequence AGTGGAAGCAGGAGGAGACAGAGAGCGACGATGTGAAAGCAGTGGCGTTAAagggaaaacacatttcaaaagaCTTAGAAATCATCCCTACCAAACACAAAACATCTGTGTACGGCTCCAACGGCTGGCCTCAGAACTTCTCACAAGCGCCTGATCAGTATTTGTACCGCAACCCTCCAAAAGCGAAATCTCCAGCAAAAACACCTCCCAAGGCCAAGAAAATCCTGGGCTGGGGAGACTTCTACTTCAATGTAAAAACAGTGAAATTCAGCCTCCTGGTTACAGGAAAGATTGTAGACCACATCAATGGCACGTTCAGTGTCTACTTCCGTCATAATTCCTCTAGCCTGGGGAACATATCAGTGAGCATCGTCCCGCCCTCTAAAGCTGTAGGATGGGAACTTCTGGATGGTGCACCCCTGAACAGCCACAGCAAAAGCTCTGTTCCGTTTCCAGAAATGACAACCCAGTTCCCAAACCAGTCTCAGTCCACCAGGTCAACTCCCACTGAGGAGCAGAAACTTCAGCAGGACATGATGACGGTGACCGAGCTCAACTGCCGTGTGGAGTACCAGAGGACCAACCGGTCCAAGAAGACCAAGCCCTGCATGTATGACCCAGGACAGACCTGCTACTCGGAGAACACCCAGTCGCAAGCAGCCTGGATCTGTGCCAAACCGTTCAAAGTTATATGCATCTTCATCGCCTTCAAGGGCACGGACTACAGGCTGGTGCAGAAAGTTTGTCCGGATCACAACTTTTAG